In the genome of Polaribacter sp. MED152, one region contains:
- a CDS encoding RNA methyltransferase: MVNNLEQGFFGIGIQNGKTPENLGVLWRSAQNMGASFIFTIGNRYAKQACDTHKATGAMPYFHYKNFDDFFDNLPKGAMLVGVELDEKSVQLETFTHPKRCVYLLGAEDHGIPKLAIEKAHHLVKFKSELSLNVAVAGSIVMYDRQAKLNFQ; encoded by the coding sequence ATGGTAAATAATCTAGAACAAGGCTTTTTTGGCATAGGTATTCAGAATGGAAAAACACCTGAAAATTTAGGCGTTCTTTGGAGGTCTGCACAAAATATGGGTGCAAGTTTTATTTTTACCATTGGTAATAGATATGCAAAACAAGCTTGTGATACACATAAAGCAACTGGTGCAATGCCTTACTTTCATTACAAAAATTTTGATGATTTCTTTGATAATTTACCCAAAGGTGCAATGTTAGTTGGTGTAGAGCTAGATGAAAAATCGGTTCAATTAGAAACGTTTACACACCCCAAACGTTGTGTTTATTTACTAGGAGCAGAAGATCATGGTATACCTAAATTGGCTATAGAAAAAGCGCATCATCTTGTAAAATTTAAATCTGAATTAAGTTTAAATGTGGCTGTAGCTGGTAGTATTGTTATGTATGATAGGCAAGCTAAATTAAATTTCCAATAG
- the mutS gene encoding DNA mismatch repair protein MutS: MAKSKAKKVTPLMKQYNAIKIKFPDAMLLFRVGDFYETFGDDAKKAAQVLGITLTKRGAGSDSETALAGFPHHSLNTYLPKLVKAGMRVAICDQLEDPKMTKTIVKRGVTELVTPGVSLNDEVLQSKSNNFLASVHFDKKQLGISFLDVSTGEYLVAQGTAEYIDKLLQNFSPSEVLVQKQNKQQFLELFENRYYTFYLDDWVYQKEYAHETLQNHFKVKTLKGFGIQDLKNGIIAAGAVLYYLSETQHNQLKHIQNISRIAEDNYVWMDRFTVRNLELYNPNSVNAVTLLDVIDKTISPMGGRLLKRWLALPLKNIDEIKNRHELVKFFIDSDEFSQTVTYQLKQISDLERLISKVATGKASPREIVLLKDSLKAILPIKNEAEKSKNKAVQNLGKQLHTCEDLISKISETLFDEAPVNINKGNAIANNVHQELDDLRAISSSGKQFLDDMLTRETEATGITSLKIAFNNVFGYYIEVRNTHKDKVPEQWIRKQTLVSAERYITEELKEYETKILGAEEKIAKLEQEIFSKLLQYIIQFVDVVQENAQIIAKIDCLLSFSVLAVDNNYVRPIMDESTDLEIKNGRHPVIEKQLPIDQTYIANDVVLNRNQQQIIMITGPNMSGKSAILRQTALIVLLAQMGCYVPAQNAKIGIVDKIFTRVGASDNISMGESTFMVEMNETASILNNVSERSLILLDEIGRGTSTYDGISIAWAISEFLHEHPTKAKTLFATHYHELNEMTTTFERIKNFNVSVKELEDNIIFLRKLVSGGSNHSFGIHVAKLAGMPNMVIHRANKILAQLEKNNKNDDVKDVLKQTQHEEMQLSFFQLDDPLLENIREEILATNIDTLTPIEALMKLNEIKRMLIKENGK; encoded by the coding sequence TTGGCAAAATCAAAAGCGAAAAAGGTTACGCCTTTAATGAAACAATACAATGCCATCAAGATTAAATTTCCTGATGCTATGTTGCTTTTTCGTGTTGGAGATTTCTATGAAACTTTTGGTGATGATGCTAAAAAAGCAGCACAAGTTTTAGGCATTACACTTACCAAAAGAGGTGCAGGTTCAGACTCTGAAACAGCTTTAGCTGGTTTTCCTCATCATTCTTTAAATACGTATTTACCAAAATTGGTAAAAGCAGGAATGCGTGTTGCCATTTGCGATCAATTAGAAGACCCAAAAATGACCAAAACCATTGTAAAACGTGGAGTTACAGAATTGGTTACTCCTGGAGTTTCGTTAAATGACGAGGTTTTACAAAGCAAAAGCAACAATTTTTTAGCTTCTGTTCATTTTGATAAAAAACAACTCGGAATTTCATTTCTTGATGTTTCTACAGGTGAATATTTGGTTGCACAAGGAACTGCAGAGTATATTGATAAATTGTTACAGAATTTCAGCCCAAGTGAAGTTTTAGTTCAGAAACAAAATAAGCAACAATTTTTAGAACTTTTTGAGAATAGATATTACACTTTTTACTTGGATGATTGGGTGTATCAAAAAGAATATGCTCATGAAACGTTACAAAATCATTTTAAGGTAAAAACGCTGAAAGGGTTTGGAATTCAAGATTTAAAAAACGGAATTATTGCTGCAGGTGCAGTATTGTATTATTTATCAGAAACGCAACACAATCAATTAAAACACATTCAAAATATTAGCAGAATTGCTGAAGATAATTATGTTTGGATGGATCGTTTTACAGTGCGTAATTTAGAATTGTACAACCCAAATTCTGTAAACGCAGTTACGCTTTTAGATGTAATTGATAAAACTATTTCACCTATGGGTGGAAGATTGTTAAAACGCTGGTTGGCTTTGCCTTTAAAAAATATTGATGAAATTAAAAATCGTCATGAATTGGTAAAGTTTTTTATAGATTCTGATGAGTTTTCGCAAACTGTAACCTATCAATTAAAACAAATTTCTGATTTAGAAAGGCTCATTTCTAAAGTGGCTACAGGTAAAGCTTCTCCAAGAGAAATCGTATTGTTGAAAGATTCGCTAAAAGCAATTTTACCTATAAAAAATGAAGCTGAAAAGAGTAAAAATAAAGCAGTTCAAAATTTAGGAAAACAACTCCACACTTGTGAAGATCTAATCTCTAAAATTTCTGAAACCTTGTTTGATGAAGCTCCTGTAAACATCAATAAAGGAAATGCAATTGCCAACAATGTACATCAAGAATTAGATGATTTACGCGCAATTTCATCATCAGGAAAACAGTTTTTAGATGATATGTTAACGCGTGAAACTGAAGCTACAGGAATTACAAGCTTAAAAATTGCGTTCAACAATGTGTTTGGCTATTATATTGAAGTTAGAAACACACATAAAGATAAAGTTCCTGAACAATGGATTAGAAAACAGACCTTAGTTTCTGCTGAAAGATACATTACTGAAGAGCTTAAAGAATACGAAACCAAAATTTTAGGAGCAGAGGAAAAAATTGCCAAATTAGAGCAAGAAATTTTCTCGAAACTGTTGCAATACATCATTCAATTTGTTGATGTTGTGCAAGAAAATGCACAGATTATTGCAAAAATAGATTGTTTGTTGTCTTTTTCTGTATTGGCTGTAGATAATAATTACGTTCGTCCTATTATGGATGAAAGTACAGATTTAGAGATTAAAAACGGTAGGCATCCTGTAATTGAAAAACAACTTCCTATTGATCAAACCTATATTGCTAATGATGTTGTTTTAAACAGAAATCAGCAACAAATTATAATGATTACTGGACCAAACATGTCTGGTAAATCAGCCATTTTGCGTCAAACTGCTTTGATTGTTTTATTAGCACAAATGGGTTGTTATGTGCCTGCGCAAAATGCAAAAATTGGGATTGTAGACAAGATTTTTACTAGAGTTGGTGCTAGTGATAATATTTCTATGGGCGAATCTACATTTATGGTAGAAATGAACGAAACTGCATCAATCTTAAATAACGTTTCTGAGCGTAGTTTAATTTTGTTAGATGAGATTGGTAGAGGAACCTCTACTTATGATGGTATTTCTATTGCTTGGGCCATTTCTGAGTTCTTGCACGAACATCCTACCAAAGCAAAAACATTATTTGCAACCCATTATCACGAATTGAATGAAATGACCACCACTTTTGAGCGCATTAAGAACTTTAATGTGTCTGTAAAAGAACTAGAAGACAACATAATTTTCTTACGTAAATTAGTATCTGGAGGCTCAAATCATAGTTTTGGTATTCACGTTGCTAAATTAGCTGGAATGCCAAATATGGTAATTCATAGAGCGAATAAAATACTAGCTCAACTGGAAAAAAATAATAAAAATGATGACGTAAAGGATGTTTTAAAACAAACACAACACGAAGAAATGCAGCTTAGCTTTTTTCAGTTAGATGATCCTTTATTAGAAAATATTCGTGAAGAAATATTGGCAACAAATATTGATACACTTACACCAATTGAGGCTTTAATGAAACTGAACGAAATAAAGCGAATGTTGATTAAAGAAAATGGTAAATAA
- a CDS encoding RNA methyltransferase, with protein sequence MRKLKNNELGRISVDEFKAVEKTPIIVILDNVRSLNNIGSVFRTSDAFLIDKIYLCGISATPPNKDIHKTALGATESVDWEYVEDTLTLVKKLKKEGIKVLSIEQAENSTMLDTFTPKLAEKYAIVMGNEVKGVQQEVINASDFCIEIPQLGTKHSLNISVTTGVVIWDLFTKIRGL encoded by the coding sequence ATGAGGAAATTAAAAAATAACGAGTTAGGTAGAATTTCTGTTGATGAATTTAAAGCCGTAGAAAAGACCCCTATAATTGTAATTTTAGATAATGTAAGAAGCCTAAATAACATTGGCTCTGTTTTTAGAACTAGTGATGCTTTTTTAATTGATAAAATTTACTTGTGTGGTATTTCTGCTACTCCACCTAATAAAGACATTCATAAAACTGCTTTAGGAGCTACAGAATCTGTAGATTGGGAGTATGTAGAAGATACTTTAACCTTGGTGAAAAAGTTGAAAAAAGAAGGTATAAAAGTACTATCTATTGAACAGGCTGAAAATTCTACAATGCTTGATACTTTTACTCCTAAACTAGCTGAAAAATATGCAATTGTTATGGGAAATGAAGTTAAAGGTGTGCAACAAGAAGTCATAAACGCTAGTGATTTTTGTATAGAAATTCCACAACTAGGCACCAAGCACTCTTTAAATATTTCTGTAACTACTGGAGTTGTAATTTGGGATTTGTTCACTAAAATTAGAGGCTTATAA
- the mgtE gene encoding magnesium transporter, which yields MPFDISEEFLDNLSGLIALDKSKEITALFADVHFADIAEVLDEVNFDEAIYIIKLLDSEKTSEILTELDEDIREKILQNLSAQEIADEVGEMDSDDAADIIGELSIERQNRVINALEDDVLAADIKELLSYEENTAGALMAKELVKVYETWTVAGCMRRIRGQAKEVTRVHSIYVVDKEEKLVGRLSLKDLIIAKSDQKIAEISKHKVDAVNVSEDDEEIAKIMAKYDLEAIPVVDDNNVLLGRITIDDIVDVIRDEADKDYQMAAGFSQDVEVNDSIWEITKARLPWLILALFGGFISVSVLGSFDSAMNEYPELFFFTPLIAAMAGNVGVQSSAIIVQGLANDSLKGSLFKRLLKEILQGLLNGFVLAALLMSAGMLFLGFPLNLGITVAASLISVIIIASIIGTFIPIILAKRGVDPALATGPFITTSNDILGILIYFTIAQLVLGF from the coding sequence ATGCCATTTGATATTTCAGAAGAATTCTTAGATAACCTATCAGGTTTAATTGCATTAGATAAATCTAAAGAAATTACTGCCCTATTTGCTGATGTTCACTTTGCAGATATTGCAGAAGTTTTAGATGAGGTAAATTTTGATGAGGCTATTTACATCATAAAACTTTTAGATAGCGAAAAAACCTCGGAAATTCTTACTGAATTAGATGAAGATATTCGTGAAAAAATTCTTCAAAACTTATCTGCACAAGAAATTGCAGATGAAGTAGGTGAGATGGATTCAGATGATGCTGCAGATATTATTGGAGAGTTATCTATTGAGCGTCAAAACAGGGTAATTAATGCCTTAGAAGATGATGTACTTGCAGCAGATATTAAAGAACTTTTATCTTACGAAGAAAATACTGCAGGTGCTTTAATGGCTAAAGAATTAGTTAAAGTATATGAAACTTGGACAGTTGCAGGCTGTATGCGCAGAATTCGTGGGCAAGCCAAAGAAGTAACCAGAGTTCACTCTATCTATGTAGTAGATAAAGAAGAAAAATTAGTTGGTAGACTTTCTTTAAAAGACTTAATTATTGCAAAATCAGATCAAAAAATTGCTGAAATTTCTAAGCATAAAGTAGATGCTGTAAATGTATCTGAAGATGATGAGGAAATTGCAAAAATTATGGCCAAATATGATTTAGAAGCCATACCAGTTGTAGATGATAACAATGTTTTATTGGGTAGAATTACTATTGATGATATTGTAGATGTAATTAGAGATGAAGCAGACAAAGATTACCAAATGGCTGCAGGTTTTTCTCAAGATGTAGAAGTAAATGATAGCATTTGGGAAATTACTAAAGCACGTTTACCATGGCTAATTTTAGCACTTTTTGGCGGCTTTATTTCAGTATCTGTTTTAGGTAGTTTTGATAGTGCCATGAATGAATATCCAGAGCTTTTCTTTTTTACACCTTTAATTGCAGCAATGGCTGGTAATGTTGGTGTACAATCTTCTGCAATTATTGTGCAAGGTTTGGCAAATGATAGCCTTAAAGGTTCGCTTTTTAAACGTTTGTTAAAAGAAATTCTACAAGGTTTACTAAATGGTTTTGTTTTGGCAGCACTTTTAATGTCTGCAGGAATGCTATTTCTTGGTTTTCCTTTAAACTTAGGTATTACAGTCGCAGCTTCATTAATATCTGTAATTATTATTGCCTCAATTATTGGTACATTTATACCTATTATTTTAGCAAAAAGAGGTGTAGACCCTGCCTTAGCAACTGGCCCATTTATTACTACTAGTAATGATATTTTGGGTATTTTAATCTATTTTACAATAGCCCAACTAGTTTTAGGTTTTTAG
- the rsmA gene encoding 16S rRNA (adenine(1518)-N(6)/adenine(1519)-N(6))-dimethyltransferase RsmA encodes MSVKAKKHLGQHFLTDESIAKDIADALTEEGYNHVLEIGPGMGVLTKYLLQKKPKTTVLELDRESVSYLKEVFPIEHLNLNTTSDNFQIIEGDFLKKDLQTLFNKEQVAIIGNFPYNISTQIVFKAIENREFVPEFAGMFQKEVAKRIAEKEGSKVYGILSVLTQAFFDVEYLFTVPPTVFNPPPKVDSGVIRLIRKKDYSLPVDEKLFFRVVKTAFNQRRKMLRSSLKSFKLSDSLKEDPIFARRPEQLSVQEFISLTQKIANNAI; translated from the coding sequence ATGTCTGTAAAAGCAAAAAAACACCTTGGTCAACATTTTTTAACAGATGAAAGTATTGCAAAAGATATTGCAGATGCTCTAACTGAAGAAGGATATAACCATGTTTTAGAAATTGGGCCAGGAATGGGTGTTTTAACCAAATACTTGTTACAGAAAAAACCTAAAACTACTGTTTTAGAGTTAGATAGAGAATCTGTAAGTTATTTAAAAGAGGTTTTTCCAATAGAGCATTTAAATTTAAATACTACTTCAGATAATTTTCAAATTATAGAAGGCGATTTTTTAAAGAAAGATTTACAAACACTTTTTAATAAAGAGCAGGTAGCTATTATTGGTAACTTTCCTTATAATATATCTACCCAAATTGTTTTTAAGGCTATAGAAAATAGAGAATTTGTACCAGAATTTGCAGGTATGTTTCAAAAAGAAGTAGCCAAAAGAATTGCAGAAAAAGAGGGTTCTAAAGTTTACGGAATTCTATCTGTACTAACACAAGCTTTTTTTGATGTAGAATATTTATTTACAGTGCCTCCAACAGTTTTTAATCCACCACCAAAGGTAGATTCTGGTGTAATTCGTTTAATCAGAAAAAAAGACTATTCTTTACCTGTAGATGAAAAACTATTTTTTAGAGTCGTAAAAACCGCTTTTAATCAAAGAAGAAAAATGCTAAGGTCTAGCTTAAAATCCTTTAAACTTTCGGATTCTTTAAAAGAAGACCCTATATTTGCGAGAAGACCAGAACAATTGTCTGTTCAAGAATTTATTTCACTCACGCAAAAAATAGCAAATAATGCCATTTGA
- a CDS encoding DUF4286 family protein, giving the protein MYIYNVTINVDDAVHEEWLTWMETHILDVLNTGKFISAKFTQIMVEEEMGGKSYSVQYTAETKDDLEDYYNDDAEALRIETLQKFGDKILAFRTELRLIKEFYPTAMSN; this is encoded by the coding sequence ATGTACATATACAACGTAACTATAAATGTAGATGATGCTGTTCATGAAGAATGGTTAACTTGGATGGAAACTCACATTTTAGATGTTTTAAACACAGGCAAATTTATATCTGCAAAATTCACCCAAATTATGGTTGAAGAAGAAATGGGAGGTAAGTCTTACTCTGTGCAATACACTGCAGAAACTAAAGATGATTTAGAAGATTATTATAATGATGATGCAGAGGCTTTACGTATAGAAACTTTGCAAAAATTTGGCGATAAAATTTTAGCTTTCAGAACCGAATTAAGACTAATTAAAGAGTTTTATCCAACAGCAATGAGCAACTAA